In one window of Nocardia brasiliensis DNA:
- a CDS encoding HAD family hydrolase: MTELLRDRSCLLLDFDGPICAVFAGVTDRAVAQELATLIDSSARADIAAAHDPFEVLRYAASRNLAQASSIERRFTELELDAVTSAKPTEHTPALIHDLHANGWTIAVVSNNSVVAINAYLSAHGLRSSIAGVYGRTPNNYTQLKPSPHLLNVATRELHAISDNCVFVGDSLSDIEAGRAARIPVIALANKPGKADRFRPYSPDALIANMAEVRNALV, from the coding sequence TTGACCGAACTCCTACGTGATCGTTCGTGCCTCCTGCTGGACTTCGACGGACCGATCTGTGCCGTCTTCGCTGGCGTCACGGATCGCGCCGTAGCGCAGGAACTTGCAACCCTCATAGATTCGTCGGCTCGTGCCGACATCGCAGCCGCTCACGACCCCTTTGAGGTCCTCCGCTATGCGGCGTCCCGGAATCTTGCGCAGGCCAGCAGCATTGAGCGTAGGTTCACCGAACTCGAGCTGGATGCTGTCACGTCGGCCAAGCCCACCGAGCACACCCCCGCCCTCATTCACGACCTCCACGCCAATGGATGGACGATCGCCGTCGTGAGCAACAACTCTGTCGTTGCGATCAATGCGTACCTCTCCGCGCATGGCCTTCGAAGCTCGATCGCGGGAGTCTACGGTCGCACGCCCAACAACTACACGCAGCTGAAACCGAGTCCTCACCTGCTCAACGTCGCAACACGCGAACTGCACGCAATCTCCGACAACTGCGTGTTCGTTGGTGATTCGCTCTCCGACATCGAAGCTGGAAGAGCGGCTCGAATCCCTGTCATCGCACTCGCGAACAAGCCGGGGAAAGCTGATCGCTTCCGCCCGTACAGCCCAGATGCGCTGATCGCCAACATGGCTGAAGTCCGCAACGCTCTCGTG
- a CDS encoding GntR family transcriptional regulator: protein MDAIDPDDPRPASQQIANVLRAAILTRKLAPGEKLPSGPQLVERYGVAKATVEQAIRILREESLVVSRKGSGVYVRERTERPVGLRRHIERAFEATTVTIDFAGFSGETLHGAIAEPLDRIREGRLRPESLTVRLLVPDASMPWSLPARTDDLTDSPAFRRRATRIMERHTTAIVDSVHELASLGLVTSATAQVRSYPAVPLFKLYILNGEQAFFGYYPVREHRLELDGESVAVWDLMGKDATLFEHGQDADPDSNDSQFVEQSQIWFDSIWTSVARDYRPS, encoded by the coding sequence ATGGACGCCATCGATCCCGACGACCCTCGGCCCGCTTCGCAGCAAATCGCGAACGTGCTGCGTGCGGCCATCCTCACCAGGAAACTCGCGCCCGGCGAGAAGCTCCCATCTGGACCGCAGCTTGTTGAGCGCTACGGCGTCGCGAAAGCGACTGTTGAGCAGGCGATTCGGATACTTCGCGAAGAGTCGCTCGTGGTGTCCAGGAAGGGGAGTGGCGTCTACGTTCGCGAGCGCACAGAACGCCCGGTAGGGCTCCGACGACACATTGAGCGCGCATTCGAAGCAACCACCGTCACTATCGACTTCGCGGGGTTCTCGGGGGAGACACTGCACGGTGCCATTGCGGAGCCGCTCGACCGTATCCGGGAGGGTCGGCTCCGGCCTGAGTCGCTTACAGTGCGGCTGTTGGTGCCGGACGCGTCGATGCCTTGGTCATTGCCAGCACGGACCGATGACCTCACCGATAGCCCGGCGTTCCGCCGCCGTGCAACGCGCATCATGGAGCGTCATACCACCGCAATCGTGGACTCCGTCCACGAACTTGCCTCACTTGGACTCGTTACCAGCGCCACCGCGCAGGTCCGCTCGTATCCTGCGGTGCCCCTGTTCAAGCTCTACATCCTCAACGGCGAGCAAGCCTTCTTCGGCTACTACCCAGTCCGCGAACACCGACTGGAACTTGACGGAGAATCGGTCGCCGTCTGGGATCTCATGGGCAAAGACGCGACCCTGTTCGAGCACGGCCAGGACGCCGACCCCGACTCGAATGACAGCCAGTTCGTCGAGCAGTCCCAGATCTGGTTCGACAGCATCTGGACTTCCGTCGCACGGGACTACCGACCGTCATGA
- a CDS encoding DUF2637 domain-containing protein: MKTADQSAGMRWARWSAVVIITVIGVAAFVLSFAALRDLAILANTPKRWAWLFPVIVDGTIIQATVGALVLAKSPERRWFLWVLGTGAMVSIAGNSLHAVAAGRILPGWAAALVAAIAPISLLVDTHGLAVLFRAAQQDSAPEPVPVPDPVPVKPPAVALVPASVPARRKKASTRRDPDKVARAVAMHAEGKKFAEIGRALGISAQTAAKYAKSAPVPAAQPMAAPAPVSTPVSAPVVAGVRPVPVRSIHPVRPVQQALPITVS; this comes from the coding sequence ATGAAGACGGCGGACCAGTCGGCGGGAATGCGGTGGGCGCGCTGGTCTGCCGTGGTCATCATCACGGTCATCGGGGTAGCCGCGTTCGTGCTCAGCTTCGCTGCGTTGCGTGATCTGGCGATTCTGGCCAACACTCCGAAGCGGTGGGCGTGGCTGTTCCCGGTGATCGTGGACGGCACGATCATTCAGGCGACCGTTGGCGCGCTGGTGCTGGCGAAGTCCCCGGAACGTCGTTGGTTCCTGTGGGTGCTGGGCACCGGTGCGATGGTCTCGATCGCGGGCAACTCGCTTCATGCGGTCGCGGCCGGCCGAATTCTGCCGGGTTGGGCTGCGGCGTTGGTGGCGGCGATCGCCCCGATTTCGCTGCTGGTCGACACGCATGGGTTGGCGGTGTTGTTCCGTGCCGCCCAACAGGATTCGGCCCCTGAGCCGGTCCCGGTGCCTGATCCCGTACCGGTGAAGCCCCCGGCTGTTGCTCTGGTTCCCGCGTCAGTTCCTGCTCGCCGTAAGAAGGCGTCCACGCGTCGTGATCCGGACAAGGTTGCCCGAGCGGTGGCGATGCACGCTGAGGGTAAGAAGTTCGCTGAAATCGGTAGGGCGCTGGGCATTTCGGCCCAGACGGCGGCCAAGTACGCCAAGTCCGCTCCGGTCCCTGCCGCACAGCCGATGGCGGCCCCGGCCCCGGTTTCGACCCCTGTTTCTGCGCCTGTGGTGGCCGGTGTGCGGCCGGTGCCGGTGCGTTCCATTCATCCCGTGCGGCCGGTGCAGCAAGCGCTGCCGATCACGGTTTCTTAG
- a CDS encoding FtsK/SpoIIIE domain-containing protein, translating into MLAVAGSVAVPAGLIWLARRDLPSVKKPKPQTVAQIVDDAEPELRTAVGILADPLQTNLMLASLKLGSAEAGFPHVERYDYTRYGLSVDVVMLGGQSLTNWSNDEVLNQFATYLAVPKVTVMSPAPSWVRLQVRVYDTLVAPAMTPEVIPNGVDLEAVPTGVTEDGDTWRLRVLYRHILIAGGTDSGKGSVLWSIVAGIGPAIKAGLVDVLLGDPKGGMEFGRGEGRLWTDFQWTAEGILAMLTGAEKDMQERAARFREAGIRKFVPTTDEPLKVVIIDEYAAMSAFATPEQVREGLRLIGLILTQGRAVGYSVIVAVQDPSKETMPNRQLFPIRIGLRLDEPTQNEMIHGKSARDRGARCDEISEHTPGVAYVGLDGTKSFVRVRAFWIRDEDADAIVEAFSPAPVITGPTEDYSGFDPDDLGDDEEDNGDAAGVAA; encoded by the coding sequence GTGCTCGCCGTGGCGGGGTCGGTAGCGGTGCCTGCGGGCTTGATCTGGCTGGCGCGCCGGGATCTGCCGAGCGTGAAGAAGCCCAAGCCCCAGACGGTGGCACAGATCGTGGACGACGCTGAGCCTGAGTTGCGTACGGCTGTTGGGATTTTGGCTGATCCGTTGCAGACGAACCTGATGCTTGCCTCGCTGAAACTCGGGTCGGCCGAGGCTGGCTTCCCTCATGTCGAACGCTACGACTACACCCGTTACGGGCTCTCGGTCGACGTGGTGATGCTCGGTGGCCAGTCACTCACGAACTGGTCGAACGACGAGGTATTGAACCAGTTCGCCACGTATTTGGCGGTGCCGAAGGTGACCGTGATGTCTCCGGCTCCGTCGTGGGTTCGTCTCCAGGTGAGGGTGTACGACACTCTCGTCGCCCCGGCAATGACGCCGGAGGTGATCCCCAATGGTGTGGATCTGGAGGCGGTCCCGACTGGTGTCACCGAGGACGGGGATACGTGGCGGCTGCGGGTGCTCTACCGGCACATCCTCATCGCCGGTGGCACCGACTCGGGCAAGGGCAGCGTGCTGTGGTCGATCGTGGCCGGCATCGGTCCAGCCATCAAGGCGGGCCTGGTGGACGTGCTGCTCGGTGACCCGAAAGGCGGCATGGAATTCGGGCGTGGTGAGGGCCGGTTGTGGACCGATTTCCAGTGGACCGCCGAAGGCATCCTGGCCATGCTCACCGGGGCCGAGAAGGACATGCAGGAACGAGCGGCACGCTTCCGCGAAGCCGGTATCCGCAAGTTCGTTCCCACCACCGATGAGCCGCTGAAGGTGGTGATCATCGATGAGTACGCGGCCATGTCCGCCTTCGCCACACCCGAACAGGTGCGAGAAGGATTGCGGCTGATCGGGCTGATCCTGACCCAAGGGCGTGCGGTCGGCTACAGCGTGATCGTGGCCGTGCAGGACCCGTCGAAAGAGACGATGCCCAACCGGCAATTGTTCCCCATCCGGATCGGGCTGCGCCTGGACGAGCCGACGCAGAACGAGATGATCCACGGCAAGAGCGCCCGTGACCGGGGTGCACGGTGTGACGAGATTTCCGAACACACTCCCGGTGTCGCCTACGTCGGCCTGGACGGCACCAAGAGCTTTGTGCGGGTGCGGGCGTTCTGGATTCGGGACGAAGACGCTGACGCGATCGTGGAAGCGTTCTCCCCGGCACCGGTAATTACCGGCCCCACTGAGGATTACAGCGGCTTCGACCCTGACGACCTCGGCGACGACGAAGAGGACAACGGGGATGCTGCGGGGGTGGCGGCATGA
- a CDS encoding replication initiator: MNTAESVKTGGTAAQRRALPNLFEVAQAAAEQYEVCKRPIAMRVEDPKTGTVTYEGSPCKSTIESVCPACAKANRLLRIAQCREGWHAATELVPDKTDPTAVQVELLTARADLVTQYRAAVAEADEELAAGIVEVIRDLDAQLRETGLRGRLPALDATGKDRRRRSTRRRQDVPDLPRRKVSKRTVGEPIGGHLSSMFVTLTMPGYGKIRRDGATDANGQVCSDGSPVDFDSYDYTRGARDIVFFSKLVDRWIQNLRRAVGYEVQYFATVEPQRRGAPHLHILIRGAISRELLKLVTAATYHQVWWPHFNRENRVYGGAHQPVWDAKRATFIDPETHAPLTYWDDALDTLDQVDDLEPAHVVRFGAQMDRKQIKGVIAEKAGRTIGYVTKYLTKSISEIVEAHTDRAAEHYDRLHAELQSVPCSPRCAVWLEYGIVPQGASDKTVPGRCKGKAHRRDTLGLPGRRVLVSRRWSGKTVLDHKQDRVDFVRQLLADAGIDKPDTSHYRVTPVEPGDKSRPLREHLIMGAIARRTTWRAEYLRAQLAAGPPEPPETSAIRQAA, from the coding sequence ATGAACACCGCCGAGAGTGTGAAGACGGGAGGGACTGCGGCCCAGCGCCGTGCCCTACCCAACCTGTTCGAGGTGGCCCAGGCCGCCGCCGAACAGTACGAGGTCTGCAAACGCCCGATCGCGATGCGCGTCGAAGACCCCAAGACGGGCACTGTCACCTACGAAGGGTCACCGTGTAAGTCCACCATCGAGTCGGTGTGCCCGGCCTGCGCGAAAGCGAATCGGCTGCTGCGGATCGCTCAGTGCCGTGAAGGGTGGCACGCGGCAACCGAACTCGTTCCGGACAAGACCGACCCGACCGCAGTTCAGGTTGAATTGCTCACCGCGCGAGCGGATCTGGTGACCCAGTACCGGGCGGCGGTCGCTGAGGCGGATGAGGAGCTGGCGGCTGGGATCGTGGAGGTGATCCGCGACCTCGACGCACAGCTGCGCGAAACCGGCCTGCGTGGGCGTCTCCCGGCCCTGGACGCCACCGGCAAGGATCGGCGTCGACGCTCCACCAGGCGGCGTCAGGACGTGCCGGACCTGCCTCGCAGGAAGGTGTCCAAGCGCACGGTCGGTGAGCCGATCGGCGGCCACCTGTCCTCGATGTTCGTCACCCTCACCATGCCCGGCTACGGCAAGATCCGCCGCGACGGCGCGACCGATGCCAACGGTCAGGTCTGCTCGGATGGTTCCCCGGTCGACTTCGACAGCTACGACTACACCCGTGGCGCGCGCGACATCGTGTTCTTCTCCAAGCTGGTCGACCGCTGGATTCAGAACTTGCGTCGCGCGGTCGGCTACGAGGTGCAGTACTTCGCGACCGTGGAACCGCAGCGCCGTGGTGCACCCCACCTGCACATCCTGATCCGGGGCGCGATCTCGCGGGAGTTGTTGAAGCTGGTCACGGCAGCCACCTATCACCAGGTGTGGTGGCCGCACTTCAACCGCGAGAACCGTGTCTACGGCGGTGCTCATCAGCCCGTGTGGGATGCCAAGCGGGCCACCTTCATCGACCCCGAAACCCATGCGCCACTGACCTATTGGGATGACGCGTTGGACACCCTCGACCAGGTCGACGACCTCGAACCCGCGCACGTGGTGCGTTTCGGTGCCCAGATGGACCGCAAACAGATCAAGGGCGTCATCGCGGAGAAGGCCGGACGCACCATCGGCTACGTCACCAAATACCTGACCAAGTCCATCAGCGAAATCGTCGAAGCCCACACGGACCGTGCGGCCGAGCACTACGACCGCTTGCATGCCGAGCTTCAGTCGGTGCCGTGCTCGCCTCGCTGCGCGGTGTGGCTTGAATACGGCATCGTCCCCCAGGGCGCCAGCGACAAGACCGTACCGGGCCGCTGCAAGGGCAAAGCACACCGCCGAGACACCCTCGGCCTGCCCGGTCGACGCGTCCTCGTCTCCCGGCGCTGGTCGGGCAAGACCGTCCTCGACCACAAGCAGGACCGGGTCGATTTTGTTCGGCAACTGCTCGCCGACGCCGGCATTGACAAGCCCGACACGAGCCACTACCGGGTGACTCCCGTCGAACCTGGCGACAAGTCCCGGCCCCTGCGTGAGCACCTGATCATGGGCGCGATCGCGCGGCGAACCACCTGGCGAGCGGAATACCTGCGCGCTCAACTCGCGGCAGGCCCACCAGAGCCCCCAGAAACTTCGGCAATTCGGCAAGCGGCGTAG
- a CDS encoding excisionase family DNA-binding protein, which produces MDIGSGYVDVPGAAAYLGTGERFIRRLVAERRIVFYKVGTHVRFKITDLEAYVQAGRVEPIAVRWSGGRVVA; this is translated from the coding sequence ATGGATATCGGTTCGGGATACGTGGATGTGCCGGGCGCAGCTGCCTACCTGGGCACAGGTGAGAGATTCATACGTCGGTTGGTCGCGGAACGTCGGATTGTGTTCTACAAGGTGGGGACTCATGTGCGGTTCAAGATCACAGACTTGGAGGCTTACGTGCAAGCCGGTCGGGTAGAGCCGATCGCGGTGCGCTGGAGCGGCGGCAGGGTGGTGGCGTAG